TCTTCACTCTCCTCAGTAAGCAGAAGAGCAGCAGCAAGCTTATCAGGATGATGCTTCAGAGCAGCGTCGCGGTAGCTTTTCCTGATCTGATCCTCTGTCGCAAGATACCTTAAACTGGCCAAACCAAGCAACGCGTAGTGATCATGCTGTTCCTTGACTTCCTTCCCAGACTTATTCTTCTTCTTCTTCCCCTTATTGCTGCTGCTGCTGTTCTTGTACGTTTCATAAGAAGGAATATCTTCCACATCGTTGTTTGCTACTTTCTTAGGAGAATCAGAGGTATCTTCTTTATCCTCTACGACTTTCTTTGTACAGCCACGAAGCTTGAGAGCAGCGGAATGAAAGGCATGACCAGCAGGTTCACGGTTGAAAGCCTTAACAGGAAGAGAATTGGAAGAAACATACAAAGGTTTCCCCTCTGAAAGCTCGTTGGAATAAGTAAGCAGCTTAATAACAACAGAGTTACTCCTTAAACTCTGCATGATGATACACTGTGTAGGATCCTCCAAAAATCAAACCTTTGTCCCTGTCGCAAGTCAACAAGCAATTAACTTATACATCTATACAAATATATAAACTTCCTACTTTAAGATTCACTTAACCGACGATGGGTCACTCACAGAGGCAATCAAAAACACAAATTTGAAGAGAAACAGTTCCTAAACCCAATCAAAGTTCCTAATCCTCTAGATAAACAATACACAAATGAAAAACCCTAAGTTCCATCTCTTCAGTAAAGATATATGTTTAAACGAACTTAAAGAAACCCTAATCGATCCATCTGGTGACTCAGAAAGAAAAGGAAGCAGCTTCTTACCAAAAACTTGAGCTCGCCGTCGCAGTTAATCCTCCGAAGTTATCGCTCGCGAAGACGAGAGGAGTTCAAATTTTTCAGGAGGAAACGGCGGCGGAAGCTCAATGAAGAGAGGGAAAGAGAGAGAGAGAGAGAGAGAGAGAGAGAGCGTTTACTTTGGTAAGTCTACTAAACCTTGTTTGGTTACATCTTTTTGGTATTTATATGCTTCACTCTCAACACTAACCCTTATTCGTTTTAAGCCCGATATACTTGTGGGCCTAGACCCATTAAAACAGGCATTGGCCCATTATGAAACACTCGAGCGAGTCATACAAGTGTATACATAGTCTGTACATTGAAACACTCGAGGTCTTGTGTGGCAGTCATGTTACCTTCATAGTGAAACCGGAAGTCAATAATAATCTATTTGAAGTATAGAGATAGCGCTGGACTTCAGTTCCGGTTCGGGTTTGGAGGTTTTAGTTCGGTTATTTTGATTTTCGGTTGGATTTGGGTAACAAAGTTGGGAACTCAGTTATATCCAAGATAATTTTGGATCCTATTTCTTTTGGATTCTGGTTTTCCGGTTAAATTTGGGTTAAAAGTAAAAAAACAATTCTGATATTTTGGATTACCCATTACCAAACCGAAAACCGAAGTTTTTTATAAATATGTTGAGTTGAATATTTCCCACCGAACTAACTGAAATTTCGGTTCTGGTTCGATTAAAAATCCCAACCCTTGTAAACTGTATATGTTTTGGATTCTTGTAACGTGCAAGAAAATAATCAGGCAATTAGAAAAATTGCAAATTATTTAATTTCTCATGGGTTTGAGAAATCTGATTAATATCTCATGAGCCACCTCTATATGTAGTTCTTATTTTAATGGGCCAAAGCCCATAACAATATCGGGTTTAAAAACAAATAAGGGTTTTAGGTCCAAACCCTCAGTGTTGTGAGTATTATTAACATATAAATAACGAGAAAAATGTAACCCAACAAGGTTTAGGAGACGACTTGCCACTTTTTTAAGCAAACTTTCTCTCTGTAGCTTCTCCTCTTTCCCTCTCTACATTGAGCTTCCGCCGCCGTTTCCTCCTGAAAAAAAAAATTGAACTTTCTCTGGTCCTCGCCAGCGATAACTTGGGAGGATAAACTGCGACGGCTAGCTCAAGCTTTTGGTAAGAAAAAAGCTGTTTCCTTTTCCTTCTTTTCGAGTCATGTCTTAAATCAGATGGATCGATTAGGGTTTCTTAGTCACTTGCTGGGCTTTTTCATGTGTTTATTGTTTTATGTAGAAGATTAGGAGCTTTAACTAAGGTTTAGGAACTGTTTCTCTTCAAATTTGTGTTTTTGATTGCTTGGTTCTGTTTTAACACTTAGCTGCTCTGTTTTACAGGAATCTAGGGTTTCTTAGTTTCGCTTAAACATATCTTACACTGTATACTTGCTTAAAGAGCTTTACTTGCTTAAAGAGTTTTTTTTTTCATGTGTTTATTATTTATGTAGAAGATGATGACTGTAACTAGGGTTTGGGAACTGTTTCTCTTCAATTGGTGACTCTGTGTGTTTTGATTGCTTGGTTCTGTTTTATATCTCTCTATCTGTTACAAGAGAGTTCAGTTGAGAGCATGTCTGAATTTAAAAAAAAAAAGTTTCTATCTTTATTGATGTATGAGTTACTTTGGTGTCTGTCTATTATCTTGAATCTCTTTAGCTTTTTGTGTGCTCTACAAGTTTATGTTTGTATTGCTGGCTGAGAAGTTTGCGACTGTTTTTTTTTTTAATATTTGTAACAGGAATAAACGTTGGTGCTCACTTTTTGGATTCTGGTTGATTTTTGGAGGATCCTACAAAGTGTATCATCATGCAGAGTTTGACAAGTAACTCTGTTGTTATTAAGCTACTTACTTATTCAGATGAGCTTGTGGAGGGGAAGCCGTTGTATGTTTCTTCCAATTCTCTTCCTGTGAAGGCACTAAACCGTGAACCTGCTGGTCATTCCTTTCATTCCGCTGCTCTCAAGCTTCGTGGCTGTACAAAGAAAGTCGTAGAGGATAAAGAAGATACCTCTGATTCTCCTAAGAAAGTAGCAAACAACGATGTGGAAGATATTCCTTCTTATGAAACGTACAAGAACAGCAGCAGCAGCAATAAGGGGAAGAAGAAGAAGAATAAGTCTGGGAAGGAAGTCAAGGAACAGCATGATCACTACGCGTTGCTTGGTTTGGCCAGTTTAAGGTATCTTGCGACAGAGGATCAGATCAGGAAAAGCTACCGCGACGCTGCTCTGAAGCATCATCCTGATAAGCTTGCTGCTGCTCTCCTTCTTACTGAGGAGAGTGAGGAAGCTAAGGAAGCTAAGAAGGAGGCGATTGAGTCTCACTTCAAGCTGATCCAAATTCAATGGTAGATACTGCTACTCAGAGCCCTCGAGCTGCTGCAATGGTCTGAGGATTTTGGTTTTGACAGAGGGAAGAGAAGAGCCTACAGACTCAATTTTTGCTGCTACGTTTCATATTTTTCATATACATCATATCAATGATCTGCTGCTACTCCTTACATTGAGTGTTTTAACAACAAACGAATTATTCTTATTTATCTATGTTTGTTCTAATTTTATTCAATTTTGTGTCTTCACCTAAGAACCAAAACGTGACCATCCTTGAGAAATTTTATTAAAGATATTTTAATAAGACTAATAATATATAGAATTTTTGAACTACTTTAATCATAATATTTTTTGATATTTTAAAGACGTGATCCAACTTAAAAATCACACATGAAATAAGGTCGTGATTTCTATTTTAATAGAATATATATATATATATGAAAAATTTCGAAAAAATCTGTTCAAAAAAATTTCAACAAGATCTTCAAAAATTATATGTAAATATTTTCACTAGTTTTATAATTAGTTTTGAAATATTGTTATACATTAATATATTCATTTATCATTTATAAAATGAGAAGATATCTTCTATCATATTTTTATCTATTACGTGATCACAATTTAACATAAATTAAATACAAAAATATTACTACGTTTCATATTTTTCATATACTGTCATGATCTGATGCTACTACTTACATTGAGTGTTTTGACAACAAACGAATTATTCTTATTTTATCTATTTTTGTTCTAATTTGCAAACTTTTTAATTGCCTGATTAGTTGTGAGACAGCTAATTTAGATATATATATATATATATATTATATGTATAATTTAATTTGTTAATGAACTATTCCAAGATCTTGTAGATTTTTTTGTGACTATTTTAATAGAGTAGATATTAATCGGATTCCTACTTCCCATGATGGATTAAATAATTTGCATAT
The DNA window shown above is from Brassica oleracea var. oleracea cultivar TO1000 chromosome C3, BOL, whole genome shotgun sequence and carries:
- the LOC106329615 gene encoding dnaJ homolog subfamily C member 2-like → MQSLTSNSVVIKLLTYSDELVEGKPLYVSSNSLPVKALNREPAGHSFHSAALKLRGCTKKVVEDKEDTSDSPKKVANNDVEDIPSYETYKNSSSSNKGKKKKNKSGKEVKEQHDHYALLGLASLRYLATEDQIRKSYRDAALKHHPDKLAAALLLTEESEEAKEAKKEAIESHFKLIQIQW